In a genomic window of uncultured Flavobacterium sp.:
- a CDS encoding sigma-70 family RNA polymerase sigma factor, with protein sequence MEEKEIIDLIAKGDTKVFSFLVDKYQNLIFTIVKRILPEQMDTEDVCQEVFVKIYRGIGTFKHESKLSTWIAKIAYFTALNYLKKNKKNKTHSDLKNNETIDTGTDGPDELLIKINTTEYLNKLIARLPEQYRLILTLYHLEEFSIQEIHETTGMATGTIKSHLFRARKMLKEKMDDHFKNTYESR encoded by the coding sequence ATGGAAGAAAAAGAAATCATAGACTTAATAGCAAAAGGGGACACAAAGGTTTTTTCTTTTTTAGTAGATAAATATCAAAATTTGATTTTTACTATTGTAAAAAGAATACTTCCTGAACAAATGGATACAGAAGACGTATGCCAGGAAGTATTTGTGAAAATTTACAGAGGCATAGGTACTTTCAAGCATGAGTCGAAATTGTCAACATGGATAGCAAAAATAGCCTATTTCACAGCGCTAAATTATCTGAAAAAAAATAAAAAAAATAAAACGCATAGTGATTTAAAAAATAATGAAACGATTGATACCGGGACTGATGGACCGGACGAATTATTAATCAAAATTAATACGACTGAATACCTGAACAAACTAATAGCCCGCCTGCCTGAACAGTATAGATTGATACTTACTTTGTATCATTTAGAGGAGTTTTCTATTCAGGAAATTCATGAAACAACAGGAATGGCAACGGGTACTATAAAAAGCCATTTGTTTAGGGCACGTAAAATGTTAAAGGAAAAAATGGACGATCATTTTAAAAACACTTATGAAAGTAGATAA
- a CDS encoding thioesterase domain-containing protein, giving the protein MTKKIKLFCLPFAGGAANLYEQWNKNLSKEIELCPINLAGRGNRIMEKPYNNLEEAVNDIFNIIKDDISESDYAIFGHSMGALLAYELVQKILNLGKKAPLHVFFSGRKPVHIRKTKKLYSDMNALEFKEAVLSLGVTPREIFENSDLNEIFVPILRSDFKIAETFVERPEIIPFNFDISVLVGKDEEITVEEAEQWKLYTTKKCAVYYIKGGHFFLLNEQQAVIDIVNNHLHNLVAIDI; this is encoded by the coding sequence ATGACAAAAAAGATCAAGCTATTCTGTTTACCATTTGCGGGCGGAGCGGCGAATTTATATGAACAATGGAACAAAAATTTATCAAAAGAAATAGAATTATGTCCCATTAATTTAGCGGGAAGAGGAAACCGCATTATGGAAAAACCATATAACAATTTAGAAGAGGCTGTAAATGATATATTCAATATTATAAAAGATGATATATCTGAATCTGATTATGCTATTTTTGGGCATAGTATGGGGGCTTTATTGGCTTATGAGTTGGTTCAAAAGATATTAAATCTTGGAAAAAAGGCTCCTTTGCATGTGTTTTTTTCTGGAAGGAAACCTGTTCATATTCGAAAAACCAAAAAACTTTACAGCGATATGAATGCGTTAGAGTTTAAAGAAGCGGTTTTATCTTTGGGAGTTACACCTCGCGAGATTTTTGAGAATTCTGACCTGAACGAAATCTTCGTTCCCATATTAAGAAGTGATTTCAAGATTGCTGAAACATTTGTGGAAAGACCGGAAATTATTCCTTTTAATTTTGATATTTCTGTTCTTGTAGGAAAAGATGAAGAAATTACTGTTGAAGAAGCAGAACAATGGAAATTATACACTACCAAAAAATGCGCTGTATATTACATTAAAGGAGGTCACTTTTTTTTATTAAATGAACAGCAGGCCGTTATTGATATTGTTAATAATCATTTACATAATCTTGTGGCAATAGATATATGA